CCCAGTTGCTATCCGAAATTGGGTAGATGATTCTAGCATCTAAAAGTTTGATAATTTCGTTCTTGACAACTTCTTTCAAGTTTGGGTTTAGCCTTCTTTGATGTTCCACTGACGATTTGGAATCGTCTTCTAAGTGAATTCGGTGCATGCACAAATATGGAGAGATACCAGGAATATCCTCTAGAGAGTATCCAAGGGCTTTCCAATATCTACGCAGGTTATTCAATAACAACGCAACTTCTCCATTGGTTAGGTTAGCATTTACGGTTACGGGGTAAGAATTATTGTAGAGAAATGCATAGTTGAGTCCGGCGGGCAATTGCTTTAACTCAATTTTTGGTGCTTTTTTTGGTATCCCAATTTTCTAGAGgggatggttgtcgatcgacggcggCCTTTAAATATCGATCGACTTTGATTTCCGAATCGTCCTCCTCCATGTCATCGAGATTTGATGTTTCTACACTTGCGTCCATTAATCGTGCGTATTCATCAGCTCTGGTGTCGATGCTAAATGTTTCCTCTTTGGTAGATGTGAGCACTTTTTACAGGGGGTCAACTGAGCATAGGTCTATGAAGGATTCTTCAACCAACTCAAAGATATCATCCACATAAGAGGGTTTTTTATCGATTAAGGGTTGTTTTATCAGTTTTTCAATATCGAAGGTCATTGAAATGTTTCCAATGTTTAAACGTATCCGACCTTCCTTGACGTCGATGATTGCACCAGTGGAGAACTTGCGTTGTTAGGGGATCTTTTGGTTCATTCTGGTATTTCAGCACAATAAAATTCGTAGGTATGTGACAGTCGTTAATTCTTATCGGCACGTCATCTAGTACTCCCTCAGGTACTCTAACGGATCTATCAGCAAGAACCGAAGTTATTTGGTGAGTTTGAATTCGTCGTATCCCAAGGATATCGCGACAGAGTGGGGCATGAGATTCACGCTGGATCCTAGGTCACAAAGGGATCGAGGAAAATTCTTATCTCGTATGTTGCAATATAGAACAAAACTATCGGGATCAGGTCTCTTGATCGGGGTTTCGCTTTGGATTATTGCACTTACTTCCTCTGAAACCATCATGACGCTGTATTCAGCAGCCGGGAAGCTGTTGGATACCATGTCTTTTACATATTTCTTAATTGAAGATGATAATTTTATGGCATCACTTAGTGGCATTTTCAACGTGATTTTatcgaatgctttcttgcagatcgGTTTATCCAGTTCTCGCTTAGTTTGCGTCTTGTTGGGAGGAAAGGGTGGCAAAGTCCTACACACTCTCTCTACCGCCGGAGTGGCAGGAgtcgagtgtcgatcgacattgttttcattctgtcgatcgatatttaccGTAGTCGGTCGATCGACATTATTCCCTTCATGTCGATTGATTTCGACATATTCTTCcgactcctcctcttcttcatcgagGTTAATCGTTTCCTTTTCAGCTTCAGGGGTTTTTTCTGCAGAAGTGATTTCTTCAGCGCTCGGGGAAAGGCGTTTTCTGCTTCTTAGTAACACAGCGCAAACTTGACATCTTGGGTTGGTGTCAGCTTTTCCAGGAAGGAATCCTTCATCCCTTCTGACAAACCCAGCGTTATGTGCAACTTGTCTATCCAATTTCTTGACACGGTAactcaaagcttcaaacttATCATGTGAATCAGAATATACGGAATCCAATCTTTCATCGAGAAACGCACTCATTTTCTGCTGGCGTTTTAGAACTTGACCAATCATAGATTCCAGTTTGCTACTATGAGTTTGTCCTGCCTCATAGGTCCTTGTGAAGCTCATGTTTCGCTGCTGATCGGCAAGTCTTTGTTTGCGAAAGCTAGTTTCATCGATGAGGTCTACATGCTCTTCTGAATCTCCGTCACGTAGCAAGGCCTGACTCTCTTTGGTAAACCGAACTTGCTCATCTCCAATCACAAAAGCATGAGCTAAATATGACGTTTCTTTCACCTCAGATATCTGATCTCAATTTGAATTCTCGGCCATATTCCTCCTCTCGAGATCAGTCTTCTTGGCACTAGTGCTAGAAGCCACATTTTCAATAAGCCTTATAGCTTCTTCAGGTGTCTTGGTTTTGAAGTTCCCTTGACTTGCAACGTCCAAAGTCGCTTGGTATGTCCGGTGGAGACCTCTGAAGAAAATATTAACTAGCTGGATTTGAGCAAAACCATGGTGTAGGAAGTCTCGCTGGTAGGCTTTGAATCTCAACAAAGAAGCATTAAAAGCTTCAGTAGTGCCTTGAGAAAAATTATAGATCTTATTCCTAAATTCCTCGGTTCGTGCATCATCAAAGAAGTTGTTGAAGAAAATGCTTTTGATATCACTCCAGCAAGTCAAAGATCCTGGCTGCAATTGTTTCAGTCAGTGCCTCGCATCTCCAGCAAGGGAGTGCGGGAAGAGTTTGCAAAATAGGTAGTCTTTAGAGACTCCATGCACCTTGATGTTAGACACAAAGTCCTCAAGTGATTCGATATGGTCTATGGGGTTTTTATTAGGAAGACCATGAAAGGGGTGCTGACTTACTAGAGAGAAATATTTGGGTTTCAGTTCAAAGTCTTTTCTTTGAATTGCTGGAGGACGGATCGCAGACCTGTTAGTGTAGAACCGATCAGGTCTGTTGTAATCTCCAAGCGTTTGGTGATGCTCCGGTCCAGCATCCAAAACAACAGCTACTCCAATTGGAATTGGAGCCCTATGTCTTTAATTAATTTGGTTTGATGCATGGCATACTCGACCTTTTTGATTTCCTAGAACTACTTTTTCATTATTGAAACATGTAAGAACATACTTACTTGCTTCCGGCAGGATGGTGCCGATCAATATTGGTAgcggagtgtcgatcgattttttttttgacccgTCGCTTGATTTTGTTGTCTGAGCGTCGATCAATTTCTGGCCAAAATTCATGTCTTCCATTTTAAGTACATGTGTCAGTAGGGAAAGAGGGAAAACTTTAGCAGATTCAGTAACAAAATCTAGACTATATTCTAAatttaatctaatggtaataagaaagagtccccggcaacggcgccaaatttgatatcactcaaattaccctaaggagtgaattactctctcaaataagaggttcggaTGTTGTACTTAGGGATCCAATctacagagactctaggattacacaatagattatggtctcgaaataaatctagattaaatggtttataagtttCAAAGCAGTAAATGGAGTGGTGAGCAATTTTATTGcttgattgatttgttttgaggttgttgacagttgggagaatagctagattcaggtatattcACAGGTATGATACGTAAATACTTAATTTGGGTTTTAGGGGTTTATTCATATTAATTGCTCTTGAATTCAAACTAGGATATAATCAATCTGATTATCTAATTTGGATCTCTGATTTCAACTATCGTATGTTAATcatgagaaagtgtcgatcaatacacctttcaaaatatcgatcgacagggctatcgctatgtcgatcgatacttcttccagaaagctttacagatgggtttgatttatattctctaactcactagaccAACTTTCGtttgtatctagtcagttagatcgtACTAGTTAATTTCAGGTATTGActcaagcaatggcttgatctcAACTAATCCTAAGATCTATGTTTTAGATCAGCCTTAAGCTTAGTAGTAAGAATAACTTGATGAAGAACTAACTAAATCTCCCTAACAACAATTCAAACAAGCAATACATGTATCAACCTTATGAGAAACCTAAATGTAACAGTGagattactcagacatattcataaaagacatggttatgatggtctgaataatattgcaattgataaataaacaaaatagagtaaaaaaacaaagggatttcaagatcttccctctctcaaagtgtacagatctctctctccaatcctaagctctctctctctagaatagtATGAatcatagccgtcaacaatgacttagaaaacagtaaaatagggtttctggtcatCTAGGGGTATATTGGTAATATGTGGTGACTTCTGGGCCTAAATTGGTCATAACATATGCTCGGCCCGCATTCTGGCATCCATATCGATTGATGTCAAGAgttctgcatcgatcgatatacgTATCtcttctcgacagcttcctctcgcgagggaGACTGACCACTCTTTTGTAAAACGGGCATAATATCTGCTACAGAAtgcggattgacctcaaactggtGGCGTTGGAAAGCTAACGCAAATCTTaatctaacggtgggaaggtctccatccatagctaaagaTCTGATGcatctgtgcagttctgcaccttaaaatgctccaaaatcaccatatttctccacaACATACCTAAACCTGTAAGcattctaaatagactctatatagtagtaaatatatattaaaacacttataaaccatggctaaaagtgggtaaaatccatagtctatcaactcccccatacttactcttttgcttgtctTCAAGCAAAACAGACGGGCAGTCTTTcagaaagaggtttgaaaacagcagggattCACACAATTTAAACTTCCTACTTTTACCTCTGCAATGTTGCAACCAACGTCAGATCAGTGCCAACTTTAGAGGCACTTCATGTACTAGACCTCAGCTTAGCAACCAAACCTTCCAGCCCACAGCTTAGCTGATTCCCCGTGAGATACCCTCTACTAACTTCATTTATGCATATATATGTGTAGGCTAAATCTTGAGAGTATCGATCAAGGGATACATGGCCTCTTACTCTAGTAGGTATCTGAGTAAACAGGTAGTCTTGTTTTAGTTTCCTTTCTCCCTatatctctcttctctgaatctcATTAGTTTCAATTTCAATGAATGTTGATGCTATAGCCATCTTGTTCATCTCATTGACTTTTCTACTTTTGTAgctctctttttcctttttctttttctggcAAAGTGTAGCGAATAATGGGGTTACGGgagacactcctacccctcGTTTCCACAATGTGTTATCATTCCTTTCAGACTAAGAATAATGGGGTCACAGGAGACATTCCTACCCCTCTGCCTCTTCCAGGAAATCATTCCTGTaaacactctaaatagactctatatagtagtaaatatataataaaacacttataaaacATGGCTAAAAGTGAGTAAAATCCATCGTTTATCACACCCCGTTTGTCCATTGGCCCCGACAAACACGCCAGccatcttaaacaaacgcaacccgatcactcttttgatcctCGAacatccaacacaaggatatgtgggaaccgaaattcgcactgtcgatttcccagaggtcccggagatctgttaataccacacgctaagcaatcagaacacgaaataaaagacgagagaaataaaaaatcgaaaagagagcaagatagttcttattccgaatctgcgtttgagcgttacaacaaggtataagcctgggctcgagagctgtcggcgagattcctagttctaaaaccctatgACTataaaacctagttgagtcgcagctcgaatatcaaaaacggaaagttgcctaaaattgctctaagtgctaagttttctctgaaaagtTCTccccctcatgcctctcgcctaggactccttatatactcgctccaaggtcggtttacgtttttactcttctgcccttaagccgtcatagcataaaaatggagatattccattttttccgatcttcgtaattatcttcaaaattttgtatttatccatggaaacttgacatttatcttcccttgcgaaccaaaCGTAAACCGTTGATATcattcaaattaccctaaagagtgttactctcatcaaaagaggtcgagttatagtacttagggatcaaatccacaaggagctagggaaccgattagatctaaacaatttataataaactaggataatatattataaagcagtaaaatagcaattaaataaacaaaggagtaaacaagttgaacaagtcaATTGTTCAGTTTGGCAAGGGTTGTTcaatggaaggatggttgctagatctagggtttctattcaggtgttggagattataattcctataggtacctatttgttgcatgcatgatatgttagagctcaaccgcttaactcagtgatcagctgtcgcatgtttcactggttaactcgctagatctcgtgtctcaacggctTGTATCTTGATCACGAAAGAGTGTCGAccgatggtcctattgggacatcgaccgatacacctttacttacgtcgaccgatagtcagttgaggacatcgatcgacgggttctaccCAGGCCTATGCGTGAGATGGTTTTCCCTATTAGGatgctaaattggcggttagccctctctagcaatccttatatgatagatagatgtcaggatgggataaaaAGGATGCTTgtgtatgcaatcctatgatcaatattctagttaattactctagaaCAAGCAATAAGTAtagatctatcatgaatatcataACAAgacagatctatagtttggggctaatcccacaaatctatctgaaccctggatctaacaggtggatctactcaaacatgaaaacagaaatcatagatgaatagatagaaaaactgaaatgaaatagataaataaaaccaaaggagttccaggaggactctgataggagttcctcccttctctaCTCTAATAGAAACAATGAAACAGAAAGCGTAAAGAAGTCTTctgtcaacaatggcttagaaaacagtaaaatagggtttctggtcgtctaagggcattttggtaatttgtggcttctgggcttcacgcagtcataaaatatacaaggCCCACGATCTGGGATCTCCATCGATCAATGTGCAGagtgctgcatcgatcgacgtggcttcctcttctcggcagcttcctctcgcgaggcagactgaccactctttaGTAAAAcaggcataacttctgctacaagATGTTGATTGACCTGAGACCGGTGGCATttgaaagctaactcaaagctctatcttgtgaCAATATATGGGCTCAATCTATAGgtcggaaggtctccatccatagctaaacatctgacgcggtTGTGCAACTCTCCACCTCCAAAGGttccaaaagactccaaaatcacaatatttctcctaaacgtccctgaacctgtaaatactctaaatagactccaaaacataataactCCAATTATAATAACTCCAATTATAAACCCTCCTAAACCGTcgttactgttttttttttttttagaaaacaaataatCAGTAATAAATGAAAGATGAACCATATTTAATAGAGAAATTACCTAGAATGACTCCAATTATACTAACAATTACTAGactaattcatataaaattgtAATTACTAGAATGACACAAGCAACaagcaaatttactaaaaaaacCATCCTCTACTTCATTAACACAAAACTtccattaaaattaataaaaatatatgttctcTTAACACCTCAAAGAGAACGACTCATCTCCTCTCAAGAGTCGGCTTCTTCATTATCCATCTCCGACTCCAACAACATCTTCTCTGTGACTGTCACAGCCGACATCCATTTCATCACGTCTTCCTCAAGTCGCCGTCATCCCTTTGATTCACGAAAACCCTAGCTCCTATTTGGGTTCGATTTTAAATTGACAAAATTGAAACCGTAAGTGCTAATCTATGTAATTCCAAGTTTTTATTACATGCTTTTACCATATATTGTTTGATTGAATGCTtaatttcgaaaaccctaatttccaaTTTCATCATTCCTTCGACTTTGAAATCGAGAGACTGATTATGTTCTTTTGTTAAGCTTGGTTATGACATTGGGTTTGATTAAGGTTTCGAAGCTGGCAGAGATAAGTGAACGTTCCCAGCTTCGTACTCTGCGGCTTCGTGACTATCTTGACGGCAACGACATTGCAACTGAAGTGCTGCATTGGAAAtcatatttttctctcttttcagGTTATGGGGGAGATCAAGAAACATAAGATGGTGGGATGTAACAATGTTGaagaaacataatttttatgGACAGTCATCTGCATTTAATAGTCACAGAGATGAAGAAACGTAGAACTAAATTCTCACATGTTGTTGCTGGAGATCGCAGCCGAGGGCATGTAGCTGTGCTATTTAATGATGATACATTCTTTGTATATGATCTTGTGAGTCCTAAGAGAATTCGCTACTATAAGTTGGGAACGTCTTGTGTTTTCAAAGCTATCGTACTAATATTCTGCAATTTGACGAGAAAAGAAGCAGAATACTGGTTTTCCATTAATTCTTGTGTTTTACTTTTGAAGATGTAAGAtgaagtacattgaatgtctgGCTGCTGTTGGATGTACTTTTATGTTATCTTCACCGTTGTAGGACGTGTAATTTGGATCATTTTATTCAGTAGTTTTATTAGTACGTTTAACTTGGATGGATTGTATTATTTGGTAGGTTTTTGTTACTTTCGTGGGGATGTCTTACTTGTATGGTTTTACTTTTTCTCGGATGAATGTATAAGGTTTGTATGTGGTTTCTTTCACTTGCATGATATCAGATGTATATAAAGGCTTGTTTTCACCTacttcaaaaaacaaaaacttattgAAATGTAATGTACCACTAAAGACAAATGACCAACATGTAAATCTAATCTAATACCACCAAATTTAGCACCAAACTAAATGAAATCCAGTCTCAAACTAAATCGAATACTTATCACATTATGTATGGTATTTTCACAAAGTTTTCGTATCTAGTTTCCTCTTTAGCTACAAGTATAAAAGGGAGCAACTTGATAAGAAAGAAAAGAGGATGAAAAAGATGACG
This region of Brassica napus cultivar Da-Ae chromosome C5, Da-Ae, whole genome shotgun sequence genomic DNA includes:
- the LOC106453502 gene encoding uncharacterized protein LOC106453502, whose product is MSFTRTYEAGQTHSSKLESMIGQVLKRQQKMSAFLDERLDSVYSDSHDKFEALSYRVKKLDRQVAHNAGFVRRDEGFLPGKADTNPRCQVCAVLLRSRKRLSPSAEEITSAEKTPEAEKETINLDEEEEESEEYVEINRHEGNNVDRPTTVNIDRQNENNVDRHSTPATPAVERVCRTLPPFPPNKTQTKRELDKPICKKAFDKITLKMPLSDAIKLSSSIKKYVKDMVSNSFPAAEYSVMMVSEEVSAIIQSETPIKRPDPDSFVLYCNIRDKNFPRSLCDLGSSVNLMPHSVAISLGYDEFKLTK